In Macadamia integrifolia cultivar HAES 741 chromosome 13, SCU_Mint_v3, whole genome shotgun sequence, one DNA window encodes the following:
- the LOC122059023 gene encoding ABC transporter C family member 3-like, with translation MDALEELKNDMNILILFSQSSTTILLHSFSASSHLFVSLVLFISWACKKCMMTTLENSKPMLKNAYSMYYWPTLISCIGLSVCDLLIFVLNYFFGYRHGCHDIKIFVLLDFGFRTLTWFVISGYLHIQFSHSSEQRLPILLRIWWIFYFLMSCSYLVIHIGLYCKHSSIPFLLWVSDGISVIVGLFFCYLVLFGKGAEEEHVHLLEPLLKSSSNQSNTDNGQESRVGGDNITPYANADFLSIFTFSWLGPLLALGNKKTLDLEDVPQLDNSDSANMVFSIFRTNLEYDNNGSGNGSKVSTLKLGKALILSTWKEVLWTALFTIICTLASYVGPSLIVAFVQYLNSNRQTKYKGYVIVFIFFLSKLIRCIFERHLFFQLRKMSIRVRVALFAIIYKKGLRLSSQSKQGHTSGENINLMSVDVERTGLFCWYLHNIWRVPVQVVLALMILYNRIGIASLVAFVSTMILLIANVPLGKLQEKFQRELMDSKDRRMKVTSEALRNMRILKLQGWDMKFLAQIIELRNFETRRLKKLLYSSAMISFVYLSAPMFVSTVTFGFCVLIGIPLESGKILSALAIFEILQDTIYNLPNLISTVVQTKVSLNRIVSFLCLDDLHSNIVQTLPRDSDNVAIEIVKGNFSWDFHTPNLTLKDINLQVYHGMKVAICGSVGSGKSTLLSCILGEVPKLSGTIKLNGTKAYVAQSPWIQSGKIVDNILFGKQMDKEKYNMILEACSLKKDLELFAFGDQTIIGERGINLSGGQKQRIQIARALYHDADIYLLDDPFSAVDAHTGTHLFKECLLGILSSKTIIYVTHQVEFLPSADLILVMRDGMIAQVGKYEEIHSLGTDFMKLVGSHKKALAVLNSVEHEANLDNFIASKEDDNILCRKKPNEDVEDREPKNYKTEKSVQSEGQLVQEEKREKGGVGLSVYWKYVTAAYKGAFVPLILLAQILFQLLLIASSYWMVLSTPDLEDVRSHVKGSTLIFVYVVLTLGSSFCVLIRSILIVTSGYKTATLFFNKMHLCIFRAPMSFFDSTPSGRILNRASIDQNALDTSIPHQIEELLMSLIGFLGTIAVMSQVKWHMLIVFIPMTVTCVWYQKYYISTARELARLCGVCHAPIIQHFSESILGSTTIRCFDQEEMFMETNLKLVDVFSRPKFYFSSAMEWLCFRMDILASITYAVFLVFLISMPKGVLSPGVAGLAVTLGLGFSMHGVIWDLTVLENKIISVERILQYAYIPSEPSLLEDENKPNHEWPSQGKIDFVDLQVRFAPHLPLVLRGLTCTFPGGLKIGIVGRTGSGKTTLVQALFRILEPVAGQILVDDINISKIGLHNLRSKLSIIPQDPTMFEGTLRSNLDPLEEYTDEQIWEALNKCQLGDEIRKKEGNLDSAVTENGENWSMGQRQLVCLARVLLKKSKVLVLDEATASVDTTTDHLIQQTLLQHFSGSTVITIAHRITSILDIDLVMFLDNGNILEYDSPTKLLEIKTSSFAQLVREYTQRFSS, from the exons ATGGATGCTTTGGAAGAATTGAAGAATGATatgaatattttgattttattttcacaGTCTTCTACTACAATTTTACTGCACTCGTTTTCTGCTTCTTCACACCTATTTGTGTCGTTAGTTTTATTCATTTCCTGGGCTTGCAAGAAATGCATGATGACTAcccttgaaaattcaaaaccaatgtTGAAGAATGCATATTCTATGTACTATTGGCCAACTCTTATATCTTGCATAGGTCTATCAGTCTGTGATCTTCTCATATTTGTGTTAAACTACTTCTTTGGTTACAGACATGGTTGTCATGATATAAAGATTTTCGTCCTgttggattttggatttagaACACTTACTTGGTTTGTGATCTCCGGTTACTTGCACATCCAATTCTCTCATTCAAGTGAACAAAGGTTACCCATTTTATTAAGGATTTGGTGGATATTCTACTTCCTAATGTCTTGTTCCTATCTTGTTATACATATTGGTTTGTATTGCAAACATTCGTCCATTCCTTTCCTGCTATGGGTCTCCGATGGCATATCTGTTATTGTTGGTTTGTTCTTTTGTTACTTGGTGTTGTTTGGCAAAGGGGCAGAAGAAGAACATGTTCATCTATTGGAGCCTCTTTTAAAAAGTAGTTCCAATCAAAGCAATACTGACAATGGACAAGAATCAAGAGTCGGTGGAGACAATATAACTCCTTATGCAAATGCCGATTTTCTTagtatttttactttttcttggtTAGGCCCTTTACTTGCACTCGGGAATAAGAAAACATTGGACcttgaagatgttcctcaacTTGACAATAGTGACAGTGCCAATATGgtgttttctatttttagaacTAATCTTGAATATGATAATAATGGCAGTGGTAATGGAAGTAAAGTAAGCACACTCAAGCTAGGGAAGGCATTGATTCTCTCAACATGGAAAGAAGTTTTGTGGACGGCTTTATTCACTATTATATGCACATTGGCTTCTTATGTTGGACCATCCCTTATTGTTGCCTTTGTTCAGTATCTCAACAGTAATCGCCAAACAAAATATAAAGGCTATGTGATagtgtttatttttttcctttcaaagcTTATAAGGTGCATCTTTGAGAGGCACTTATTCTTTCAATTGCGAAAGATGTCAATTAGAGTACGTGTTGCTTTGTTTGCAATAATCTACAAGAAAGGTCTTAGGCTTTCAAGCCAATCAAAGCAAGGCCACACTAGTGGGGAGAACATTAATTTAATGAGTGTTGATGTTGAGAGGACTGGCCTTTTCTGTTGGTACTTGCACAATATATGGAGGGTGCCGGTTCAGGTTGTTCTAGCATTAATGATCTTGTATAACAGAATTGGGATTGCTTCACTTGTAGCTTTCGTTTCCACAATGATTTTGCTGATAGCAAATGTACCACTAGGAAAACTACAGGAGAAATTCCAAAGAGAATTGATGGATTCAAAGGATCGACGGATGAAGGTGACATCTGAGGCTCTAAGAAATATGCGGATTCTCAAGCTCCAAGGTTGGGATATGAAATTCTTGGCTCAGATAATTGAGCTCAGGAACTTTGAAACAAGAAGATTAAAGAAGCTACTTTATTCATCAGCTATGATTTCTTTTGTCTACTTGTCTGCTCCCATGTTTGTATCCacggttacttttgggttttgtgtgcTAATAGGAATTCCCTTAGAGTCGGGAAAGATTCTATCTGCACTTGCTATATTTGAGATTTTGCAAGATACCATTTATAATCTCCCAAACCTAATCTCTACAGTAGTTCAAACTAAAGTTTCCCTCAATAGAATAGTATCATTCCTTTGTCTTGATGATCTTCATTCAAATATAGTACAGACGCTTCCAAGAGATAGTGACAATGTTGCAATTGAAATTGTAAAGGGAAATTTCTCTTGGGACTTTCATACCCCTAACCTCACATTAAAAGATATCAATTTACAAGTGTATCATGGTATGAAAGTGGCTATTTGTGGTTCTGTTGGGTCAGGCAAGTCAACCCTACTTTCATGCATATTGGGAGAAGTGCCAAAGTTGTCTGGAACAATTAAGTTGAATGGAACAAAGGCCTATGTTGCACAATCACCTTGGATACAAAGTGGCAAAATAGTAGATAATATATTGTTTGGCAAGCAGATGGACAAGGAAAAGTACAATATGATCCTTGAAGCATGTTCATTGAAGAAGGACTTAGAATTGTTTGCCTTTGGGGACCAGACTATCataggggagagggggatcaactTGAGTGGTGGGCAGAAGCAAAGAATCCAGATTGCACGTGCTTTGTACCATGATGCTGATATTTATCTTCTTGATGATCCTTTTAGTGCTGTGGATGCTCATACAGGAACTCATCTATTTAAG GAGTGCCTACTAGGAATATTGAGTTCAAAAACAATAATATATGTTACCCACCAAGTAGAGTTTCTACCTTCTGCTGATCTTATTTTG GTTATGAGAGATGGAATGATTGCTCAAGTaggaaaatatgaagaaattcATAGTTTAGGAACTGACTTTATGAAATTGGTGGGTTCACATAAGAAAGCTTTAGCAGTCCTTAACTCTGTCGAACATGAGGCTAATTTGGATAATTTCATTGCTAGTAAAGAAGATGATAATATTCTTTGTAGGAAGAAACCTAATGAAGATGTTGAGGACAGGGAACCCAAAAACTACAAAACAGAGAAATCGGTTCAATCAGAAGGGCAGcttgtccaagaagaaaagagagaaaagggtggAGTGGGTCTTTCAGTCTATTGGAAGTACGTTACTGCTGCATATAAAGGGGCTTTTGTTCCGTTGATATTGCTAGCACAAATTCTTTTCCAACTTCTCCTAATAGCCAGTAGTTATTGGATGGTGTTGTCTACTCCCGATTTAGAGGATGTGAGATCACATGTTAAAGGATCCACCcttatttttgtttatgttgTTTTGACTCTTGGAAGCTCTTTTTGTGTACTTATAAGGTCCATACTCATTGTAACTTCTGGATATAAGACGGCCACTCTATTTTTCAACAAAATGCATTTGTGCATTTTTCGTGCTCCCATGTCTTTTTTTGATTCTACTCCGAGTGGAAGGATTCTAAATCGG GCATCTATAGATCAAAATGCACTTGATACCTCTATACCACATCAAATTGAAGAACTTCTTATGTCGCTCATAGGATTCCTGGGAACTATTGCAGTAATGTCACAGGTTAAGTGGCATATGTTAATAGTTTTTATTCCGATGACTGTGACATGCGTCTGGTACCAG AAATACTACATATCTACAGCACGAGAACTGGCACGGCTATGTGGAGTATGCCATGCTCCAATTATACAACATTTTTCTGAATCCATTTTAGGTTCGACTACAATTAGGTGCTTTGATCAAGAAGAGATGTTTATGGAGACAAACCTCAAGCTGGTGGATGTGTTTTCTCGGCCCAAATTTTATTTCTCTAGTGCGATGGAGTGGTTATGCTTCCGCATGGATATATTAGCATCCATCACGTATGCCGTGTTTTTAGTTTTCTTGATCTCAATGCCAAAGGGAGTACTTAGTCCTG GTGTTGCGGGTTTAGCAGTTACATTGGGACTTGGTTTCAGTATGCATGGGGTTATATGGGATCTTACAGTTCTTGAGAATAAAATCATTTCCGTTGAGAGAATATTGCAGTATGCCTACATCCCTAGTGAACCTTCTCTGTTGGAAGATGAAAATAAGCCAAATCATGAATGGCCATCACAagggaaaattgattttgttgaTTTGCAG GTCCGATTtgccccacaccttcctcttgtcTTGCGAGGTCTCACATGCACTTTTCCTGGAGGGTTGAAGATTGGCATCGTTGGGAGAACAGGAAGTGGTAAAACAACTCTTGTACAAGCTCTCTTCCGTATACTTGAACCTGTGGCTGGTCAAATTTTGGTAGATGATATTAACATATCTAAGATTGGGCTTCATAATTTGCGATCAAAATTGAGTATCATCCCGCAAGACCCCACAATGTTTGAGGGCACTCTACGAAGCAATCTTGATCCACTTGAAGAGTACACTGATGAACAGATATGGGAg GCTTTAAATAAATGTCAGCTTGGTGATGAAAttagaaagaaggaagggaatcTTGATTCTGCAG TGACtgagaatggagagaattggaGTATGGGTCAAAGGCAACTAGTTTGTTTAGCGCGGGTATTACTCAAAAAAAGCAAAGTGCTAGTACTTGATGAAGCTACTGCTTCAGTGGATACTACAACTGATCATCTAATCCAACAAACACTTCTTCAACACTTCTCAGGGTCTACTGTCATTACAATCGCACATAGAATAACATCAATTCTTGATATTGACTTAGTCATGTTTCTCGACAACG GCAATATATTAGAATATGATTCTCCAACCAAATTGTTAGAGATCAAGACCTCTTCATTTGCACAACTTGTTAGGGAGTATACTCAAAGATTTAGTTCTTAG